Proteins from one Desmodus rotundus isolate HL8 chromosome 9, HLdesRot8A.1, whole genome shotgun sequence genomic window:
- the LOC112301368 gene encoding zinc finger protein 791: MGFHLPFLAQLLACGFRPGRLVPAAEAARRTAGYSRDREMASSGYHTSGGCGLNLPREGVVMWKANPRNREMDSVTFEDVAVDFTLEEWALLDPSQKKLYRNVMRETYRNLASIGLHLGEKWEDHNIENQYKTQGRKLRDHMVEKLYESKEGSQCGETISQILNLNLNEQISSGVKPFKCSVCGKVFVRPSSFNRHIRSHTGHKPYEYHEYEEKPYKCKECGKAFSYHKSVYRHERTHTGEKPYECNECGKAFTWLTTFRRHMITHTGDAPYKCKECGKAFSCSTSFRAHERTHTGEKPYECKECGKSLRSPLGLRIHERNHTGEKPYECKQCGKALSCPSSFRRHERTHTTDKQYECKQCDKTFSSPLGLRIHERIHTGEKPYECKECGKAFISLSSIRTHMITHTGDGPYKCKQCGKALSCPSSFRSHERTHTGEKPYECKQCGKTFSWPSSFRIHERTHTGEKPYECTECGKTFIYRTTFQGHMRKHTGEKPYKCKECGKAFISPSSVRTHMIVHTGDGPYKCKECGKAFNFPSSFRIHERTHTGEKPYECKQCGRAFSCYTSFRTHENTHTGEKPFECKECGKAFTYRTTFRGHVRMHTGEKPYKCKECGKAFSRPSSFRRHERTHTA; this comes from the exons GCTTCAAGTGGCTACCACACATCTGGTGGTTGTGGCCTGAACTTGCCGCGGGAGGGAGTTGTCATGTGGAAGGCGAACCCCAGGAACCGAGAAATG GACTCAGTGACCTTTGAAGATGTGGCTGTGGACTTCACCCTGGAGGAGTGGGCTTTACTAGATCCTTCACAGAAGAAACTCTATAGAAATGTGATGCGGGAAACCTACAGGAACCTGGCCTCAATAG GTCTTCAtttaggggaaaaatgggaagatCATAACATTGAAAATCAGTATAAAACCCAAGGGAGAAAACTAAG AGATCATATGGTAGAAAAACTCTATGAAAGCAAAGAAGGTAGTCAGTGTGGAGAAACCATCAGCCAGATTCTAAATCTTAATCTGAACGAGCAGATTTCTTCTGGAGTAAAACCATTTAAATGCAGTGTGTGTGGAAAAGTCTTTGTGCGTCCTTCATCCTTTAATAGGCACATCCGATCTCACACTGGACACAAACCTTATGAGTATCACGAATACGAAGAAAAGCCATataaatgtaaggaatgtgggaaagccttcagttaCCACAAATCTGTTTATAGACATGAAAggactcacactggagagaagccctatgaatgcaatgagtgtgggaaagccttcacgTGGCTCACAACCTTTCGAAGACACATGATAACACACACTGGAGATGCTCCTTATAAgtgtaaggaatgtgggaaagcctttagttGTTCCACCTCATTTCGAGCACATGAaagaactcacactggagagaaaccctatgagtgtAAAGAGTGTGGTAAATCTCTGAGATCTCCTCTAGGTTTGCGAATACATGAACGAAATCATACTGGAGAAAAACCATATGAATGTAAGCAATGTGGTAAAGCCCTCAGTTGTCCCAGTTCTTTTCGAAGACATGAAAGGACCCACACCACAGATAAACAATATGAATGTAAACAGTGTGACAAAACCTTCAGTTCTCCTCTAGGTTTACGAATACATGaaagaattcacactggagagaagccctatgaatgtaaggaatgtggtaaagccttcatttctctctcaagCATTCGAACACACATGATAACACACACAGGAGATGGACCTTATAAATGTAAGCAATGTGGCAAAGCCCTCAGTTGTCCCAGTTCTTTTCGATCACATGAAAGGactcacactggagaaaagccatatGAATGTAAACAGTGTGGTAAAACCTTCAGCTGGCCCAGTTCCTTTCGAATACATGAaagaactcacactggagagaaaccctacgaATGTACAGAATGTGGGAAAACCTTCATTTATCGCACAACCTTTCAAGGACACATGAGAAagcacactggagagaaaccctataaatgtaaagaatgtgggaaagccttcatttctccctcaaGTGTTCGAACACACATGATAGTGCACACTGGAGATGGGCCTTATAAGTGTAaggagtgtgggaaagccttcaatTTTCCCAGTTCATTTCGAATACATGAaagaactcacactggagagaagccctatgaatgtaAACAGTGTGGTAGAGCCTTCAGTTGTTACACATCCTTTCGAACACATGAAAAtactcacactggagagaagccctttgaatgtaaagaatgtgggaaagccttcactTACCGTACTACCTTTCGAGGACACGTGAGAATGCATACTGGTGAGAAACCATACAAATGtaaagaatgtgggaaagcctttagtcGTCCTAGTTCCTTCAGGAGGCATGAAAGGACTCATACTGCGTAA